From the Rhizomicrobium palustre genome, the window TGATCGTGACAGCCTCGGCGCATGATTTTGGCGCGGGGATAAGGGCGGGGGCGGTGGATGCGCTGCTCCTCTCGGCGGTATTTCCGACCCAAAGCCATCCGGGCCGGGGCGTGCTCGGAGCGGCACGGGCCAATCTGATGGCGGCGCAGATGCCCCTTCCAGTTTATGCCCTGGGGGGGGTTTCCGCTGAAAATGCGGATTTGCTCTATGGGTTTTCGGGGATTGCCGCCATCGGGGCGCTATCGAACAGCTAAAGCGTTCTCATCTTTTAGGTCAGCGGCTGGAACTGTACCTAGAGGTCGAATTACTTCGGGCGCTTCGGGATCAGATGAAACATTATAGCGCCCAATACACTGATTAATTTGGGTCATATTGATAGAGGCGAACTTGTAAAGCTCACAGAATGTGCCTTCACCCGTCACGCTATTTTTCAAAAGCTCGCTAAGTGACGGTTGGGTTTTTAAGTACGCGTAACACTCGGCCAAGAATGGCTCGACCATCTTTCGTGTAGCAGCCTGAATCAGTTTGTCATTTACACCGACAGCCAGTGCCTCGAGCAGATTCAGAAGTTCTCGAAATTCAAATTCCTTCTTGTCATCAGGCGCGTCGCGAACTTGTCGAAGAGCCTGTCCAACCTGAAAAACAACAGTTAGGCAAGAGTTGAAATCATAGGATTTTTCCGCTGCTAGCGTTACGCGGTGGTTTGCCCACGCGATAAACAACGTAATCGCGGCAGTGAAACCTGAGGCGATTGCCGCGACAGCAGCCCAGAAGTTAGCATCCAAGACGGGATTTCACTTATTTGGTTTTTGAGTAGAGCTAGAGGTAGTGGGTGTTTGCGCCGTCGATTGCGACGGCTGAGGCGCTGGCTTGGACGCGACCGTTTGGAAATTAGCACTGCTCATCGAATCTCCAATTGCCCTGAAATTCCCGGTGGAAAATGTCTTCTGAACGCTCATGCGTGGGGGGCGATTGGCTGGCTCCTTGCTCATACAGTTTTTCCTTCGGTTGGAATCGCCTGTTTCTACATGATTTAGCCACATTTTGCCACCGACCCGCGGTGATCTCTCAACGGAGAAATAGGGGATTGACCCTGCCCGCCCGCATGGGGATGTTCGGGCCGTATTTTGCCCGGAGTGTTCCATGTCCGAAGTTGCCGAACAGCTGATTGCCGTGATCAAGGAACGCTCCTACCGGCGCGGGAAGTTCAAGCTCGCCAGCGGGGCGGAGAGCGAATTCTACTTCAACCTGAAGCCGACCATGATGTCGCCCAAAGGGGCTTATCTCTCGGCCAAGGCGCTGCTGGAGAAAATCCGCGAAGTGGACGGGATCGATTATGTCGGCGGGCTCGAAATGGGCGCGGTGCCGGTGATCGCCTCGCTCGCGGCGCTGTCTTTCGAGGACGGCAAGCCGGTCAACACCTTCTTTGTGAGGAAGCAGCCGAAGGATCACGGCACCCAGGATCTGGTCGAAGGCCTCGCCATTGGCGAAAGCCTTTCGGGCAAGCACGTCATCATCATCGATGATGTGGCGACCACGGGCGGCTCCATCGTCAAAGCCGCCGAAGCGGCGCGCAAGGCTGGTGCGATTGTCGATTATGCGCTGGTGATTTTGGACCGCGAAGAAGGCGGCACCGAAAACCTCGCCGCGGCGGGGATGAAACTGCTTTCCGCGTTGAAGAAGAGCGATTTTCTGTAAGAACTTCACCTCCCCCTTGCGGGAAGGTCGATCCGTCGTAGCGCAGCATAGACGGATCGGGTGGGGGTAAGCGGATGGAGCGAGCTCCCCACCCGGATCGCTTCGCTCTCCGCTCGCACGCTGGCGCTACTCGCCCCGGCGAGGGGGAGGTAAAAGCGCTTACCCCCCCACCTTGAACTTCAGATGCACGAAGGCGGCGCTCATCGCGAGGCGTTTGGAGCCGTCATAGAAGCTGCCGAGGTTGCGGTCGTAGACGTGTTCCTGCCAGCCGGTGGTGAGCTGCCAATTGGTGTCGATGGTATAGCCGAGCTGCACCTGCCAGGCTTTGATCCCGATCACCGGGCCAGCCATACCGCCATCGGCGGTGCCGCGGCCATATTCGCCGGTGAGGCTGTAATCGCCATAGGAGAGCGTGGAGCTTAGATGCCCGCTTTCGGTGGCGCCGCTGGTCCGCGCGTCATAGATATCGAAAGCGAAGGTATTGGCGCGGCGATAGCCCCCGCCAATGGCCCATTTCCAATCATCATTGATGGTGTAATCGAACTCGCTGCCGACACTCCAATCGGTCAGGCTGGCATCCTCAGCGAGCTTGCCGTCGCCATGGGCGAGCGCCACACCGCCATAGACACCGAGCGCCATCGTCTCCCATTGCTCGGAATAGGAAAGCGCCACTTCCCAGATGCTTTTCTGGCGGTTTTCCTTATGCGGACCATTGTTGAGGAAAGGAATGACCTCGCGGTTTTGCGCGGGCGTGTAGGATGCGCCGAGCTCAAAGCCCAGGATGCGCGGGGTGTAATAAGAGATCTTGGCGTAGTTCAGCGAGGAATTGGTGGCGCTGGAAAAATCGAACAGCTGGCCAAAGGCGCGCCCCGTCGAGGGGTCGATGAAGAATGTCGCGTTGGGGTTCTCGATCGAGGTGATGTCGTCCGACACCGGCCCGGTGATGGCGAGGGCATAGACCGCGCCATCGGTCATGCCGACTTCCACCGTGCCGAGGCCGGTCTGGGCCACGCCATAGACCTTCTGCACCAGGGCACCGCCGTAATTATCGTATGAGAGGCGGTCGCGCAGGACCTCGAAACTGGATTTCAAGGAGAGCGAAAGGCCGCTGTCATAATCGCGGCTCAGCTTGAGATTGACGTCCGCCGCGCCCGTGGCCCAGCGCTGATCCGCCCCGCCTGTCGCCTTGGGCAAATCCGGCGCGAAGAGAGCCCCATAGGCGATGCCCCCCACCGTCAGGGTTGCAGGGTCCAAATCCACGGTCAGGGCCGGTACAGCGGCTCCCGCAGGCGCCGCCGCCAAAAGCGCGGCCGCCGTCATCATCAATCTCGTTTTCATGGCCCCCACTATACCCGAGTTGCCCCTTTGGATCGCTAGCGCGGGGCGGGTCTGATCGTTACAGCTTGATCATAATAGGCGATTTTGTGTCAGGCCATATGACGCCGCGTTGCACGGGGACGTTCAGGCCAGTATAAGCCGGAACCTTGTTGTCTGGAGATTTCCCCAATGCGAGCCTTAACCCTTGTTGCTTGCGGCCTCATCCTGGCCGGTTGCGGGTCTTCCAACGACAACAGCAAGTATATCCAGGACGTCGATAGCGGCACCACCGCCATTGCCAGCGAAAGCGGCCAGCGCACCTTGGGTGTGAATTCCTATCTGTGGCACGCCACCCTCGACACGCTCTCCTTCCTGCCCTTGCAGTCGGAAGATCCGTTCGGCGGCGTCATCATCAGCGATTGGTACTCGGCCCCCGGCACGCCGAATGACCGCGTCAAGGTGACCGTCTACATCCTCGACCGCCGCCTGCGCGCCGACGGGCTCAAGATCGCCGTCTTCCGCCAGACCAAATCGGCTGAAGGCTGGGTCGACGCGGCCGCCAATCCCGAGACCGCCACCAAGCTGACGGACGCCATTCTGACGCGCGCCCGCGAGCTTCGCCTGGCTGCCCGCCCCGGCGGCTGATCACTGCCTCTCTACCGATCCGTCATGGCCGGGCTCCGACCCGGCCATCCAGAACGGCTAGGCAAACCCCGATAGATTTCTCGTCGCAAAGAGATGGATGACCGGGTCAAGCCCGGTCATGACGAGCAGGGCTGCGGAGCAGGGTGACGATTTGATTGGCAGATCCCCACTCTAAAGGCTGGAATCGGCGGCGCTTTTGCCGCAAAACACCCGCCTTTGATAAAGGGTCACGACTCCTATGGCGCGCTATAACGCAAAAGATTCCGAAAAGCGCTGGCAACAGGCCTGGAATGCCGCCGACGTCTTCAAGACGCCGGAAACGCATGACAAGCCCAAATGCTATGTCCTGGAGATGTTCCCCTATCCGTCCGGGCGCATCCATATCGGCCACGTGCGCAACTACACCATGGGCGACGTGCTGGCGCGCTTCAAACGCAGCCAAGGCTTCAACGTGCTGCACCCGATGGGCTGGGATGCTTTCGGCCTTCCTGCCGAAAACGCCGCCCGCGAAAAGCACGTGAACCCGCGCGACTGGACCTACGACAATATCGCCAACATGAAAGAGCAGCTGAAGCTGATGGGCCTCAGCCTCGACTGGAGCCGCGAGTTCGCCACCTGCGATGTCGGCTATTTCTCCCGTCAGCAGAAGCTGTTCCTCGATTTCTATCGCGAGAACCTGGTCTATCGCTCGGAAGCCGATGTGAACTGGGACCCGGTCGACATGACCGTGCTCGCCAATGAGCAGGTGATCGATGGCCGCGGCTGGCGTTCGGGCGCTTTGGTCGAGCGCAAGAAGCTGTCCCAGTGGTTTTTGAAGATCACCGCCTATTCGCAGGAACTCTTGGAAGCCCTCGACGGTTTGGAGCGCTGGCCGGAAAAGGTCCGGCTGATGCAGAAGAACTGGATCGGCAAATCCGAAGGCCTGCGCCTCAACTTCACGCTGTCGGATGCGCGCAAGCTCGAAATCTTCACCACGCGCCCCGACACATTGTTCGGTGCGAGCTTTGTCGCGATCTCGCCTGATCATCCGCTGACCGAAGAACTCGCCAAGACCAATCCGGCACTGGCCGAGTTCCAAGCTGAGTGCCGCCGTTTGGGCACCGCCGAAGAGACCATCGAAAAGGCCGAGAAGCTGGGCTTCGATACCGGCCTGACCGCGACGCATCCCTTCGATTCCAATTGGAAGCTGCCGGTCTATGTCGCCAATTTCGTGCTGATGGGCTATGGCACCGGCGCCATCTTCGGCTGCCCGGCGCATGACCAGCGCGACCTTGATTTCGCACGCAAATATAAGCTTTCTGTGCGCCCCGTAGTGATCCCGGAAGGTGTTGATCCCACTACTTTCGATGTCGGCGATGAGGCCTATACCGGCCCCGGCAAGCTTGCGAATTCGAGCTTCCTTGATGGGTTGCCCGTCGATGAAGCCAAGAAGACCGTGGCCGAGAAGCTGGAAGCCGACGGCGTCGGCAAGCGTACGACACAGTATCGCTTGCGCGATTGGCTGGTCTCGCGCCAGCGCCCCTGGGGCTGCCCGATCCCGATGATCCATTGCGGCAAATGCGGCGTGGTGCCGGTTCCGGAAGATCAACTGCCGGTGAAAGTGCCCGAGGACCTGACCTTCAACGTGAAGGGCAATCCGCTCGACGCGCACCCGACCTGGAAATATGTGAAGTGCCCGTGCTGCGGCGGCGACGCGCTGCGCGATACCGACACGCTCGACACCTTTGTCGACTCCTCCTGGTATTACGCGCGCTTCACCGACACCACCGCGGAAGGCCCGGTGAACAAGGCGGCGGTCGATTACTGGCTGCCCGTCGATCAGTATATCGGCGGTATCGAACACGCCATTCTGCATCTGCTCTATTCGCGCTTCTTCCTGCGCGCCATGAAGAAGGCGGGCTATGTGAAGATCGATGAGCCGTTTGCGGGCCTCTTCACCCAAGGCATGGTCTGCCACGAGACCTATAAGGACCCGGAAGGGGCCTGGCTCTCGCCCGACGAGATCGAAAAGCGCGATGGCGGCGTCTTTGTCAAAGAGACCGGCGCGAAGGTCACGGTTGGCCCTTCGGAAAAGATGTCGAAGTCCAAGAAGAACGTGGTGGCGCCCGAAACCATCATCGACGTCTATGGTGCCGACACCATCCGCTGGTTCATGCTCTCCGATACCCCGCCGGAACGCGATATCGAATGGACCGACGAGGGCGCGGATGCCTGCTGGAAGTTCGTCCAGCGCGTCTATCGCCTGGTCACCGAAGCGGGCGAACTGCCGCCGGTGGGAACCCCGGTGGAGGGCTCTTCCGAGCTTCGTCGTGCGGTGCATCGCGCCATCGCCGCGGTGACCGATGACCTTGCGGGTCTGCGCTTCAACCGCGCTGTGGCCCAGATCTATACCCTGGCCAATGCTATCGGCTCGGCCACCAAGGCCCCGGGCGCCGAAAAGCGCGAGGCATTGGAGGCGCTGACTCAGCTGGTTGGCCCGATGATGCCGCATCTGGCCGAAGATTGCTGGGAAGCCCTTGGCCATAAGGCCTTTTTGGCCACCGCGCCGTGGCCTAAGGCCATCCCCGAACTGGTCGCGGTCAGCTCTGTCACCATCGCGGTGCAGGTCAATGGCAAGCTGCGCGGCACGCTCGAAATCGCCCCGGACACCGACAAGGCCGAGGTGGAAAAGGCCGCGCTGGCGGTAGAGACTGTGCAGCGGGCCATGGAAGGCAAATCGCCGAAGAAAGTGATTGTGGTCCCCAACAGGATCGTGAACATCGTCGTATGACCAAAGCACGCGCCCTTCTGGCTGTTCTGGCCCTGCCGCTTCTGGCGGGATGCGGGTTTCGCCCCCTCTATGCCACGCCGGATATGCCCAAGGGCGCGATGCAGGCCAAGTTGCGCTCGATTTATGTCGAGCCGATCCCCGAGAAGACCGGCTATCAGATGCGTACCCGCCTGATCGATCTGATCGACGGGCAGGGCGAGGCGCGCGGCGCGAGCTATTATTTAAGGGTAAATCTCACCATTCACGCCGAAGCTATCGGCGTGCAGAGCCAGACCACAGCCAGCGGCATCACCCAAACCGCCATCACCCGTTATAACGACACGCTGAAAGCTGAGTATGAGCTGATCGATCCGGCGACGGGCAATCCCGTGACCAAAGGCGTCGAGACCGGGCTGACCGCTTACAACGTGCTCTCTTCGCCCTATGCCACCCTTGCCAATCAGCAGGATGCCGATCGGCGCGCCGCCGAGGACATCGCCGACCGCATCCGCATCAATCTGGCGGTCTATTTTGCCGAACAGGCGAAGAAGTGAGTGGGGTAGCACAAGCTGTCATCCCGGGCGGAGTGCGCGGCGCGAAGCTGCGCGCGCGTAGACCCGGGACCCACTCCACCGCATCCCAGATTTGCAAGTGGGTCCCGGATCGCGCCCACATGCCAAATTTCAAGACCGCCGGGGGCGCGTCCGGGATGACAATCTGGGCTGGGGTTTGCCCATGACCATCATTAAACCCGCCGAGGCTGACCGTT encodes:
- the leuS gene encoding leucine--tRNA ligase; amino-acid sequence: MARYNAKDSEKRWQQAWNAADVFKTPETHDKPKCYVLEMFPYPSGRIHIGHVRNYTMGDVLARFKRSQGFNVLHPMGWDAFGLPAENAAREKHVNPRDWTYDNIANMKEQLKLMGLSLDWSREFATCDVGYFSRQQKLFLDFYRENLVYRSEADVNWDPVDMTVLANEQVIDGRGWRSGALVERKKLSQWFLKITAYSQELLEALDGLERWPEKVRLMQKNWIGKSEGLRLNFTLSDARKLEIFTTRPDTLFGASFVAISPDHPLTEELAKTNPALAEFQAECRRLGTAEETIEKAEKLGFDTGLTATHPFDSNWKLPVYVANFVLMGYGTGAIFGCPAHDQRDLDFARKYKLSVRPVVIPEGVDPTTFDVGDEAYTGPGKLANSSFLDGLPVDEAKKTVAEKLEADGVGKRTTQYRLRDWLVSRQRPWGCPIPMIHCGKCGVVPVPEDQLPVKVPEDLTFNVKGNPLDAHPTWKYVKCPCCGGDALRDTDTLDTFVDSSWYYARFTDTTAEGPVNKAAVDYWLPVDQYIGGIEHAILHLLYSRFFLRAMKKAGYVKIDEPFAGLFTQGMVCHETYKDPEGAWLSPDEIEKRDGGVFVKETGAKVTVGPSEKMSKSKKNVVAPETIIDVYGADTIRWFMLSDTPPERDIEWTDEGADACWKFVQRVYRLVTEAGELPPVGTPVEGSSELRRAVHRAIAAVTDDLAGLRFNRAVAQIYTLANAIGSATKAPGAEKREALEALTQLVGPMMPHLAEDCWEALGHKAFLATAPWPKAIPELVAVSSVTIAVQVNGKLRGTLEIAPDTDKAEVEKAALAVETVQRAMEGKSPKKVIVVPNRIVNIVV
- a CDS encoding DUF3576 domain-containing protein, whose protein sequence is MRALTLVACGLILAGCGSSNDNSKYIQDVDSGTTAIASESGQRTLGVNSYLWHATLDTLSFLPLQSEDPFGGVIISDWYSAPGTPNDRVKVTVYILDRRLRADGLKIAVFRQTKSAEGWVDAAANPETATKLTDAILTRARELRLAARPGG
- the pyrE gene encoding orotate phosphoribosyltransferase, with translation MSEVAEQLIAVIKERSYRRGKFKLASGAESEFYFNLKPTMMSPKGAYLSAKALLEKIREVDGIDYVGGLEMGAVPVIASLAALSFEDGKPVNTFFVRKQPKDHGTQDLVEGLAIGESLSGKHVIIIDDVATTGGSIVKAAEAARKAGAIVDYALVILDREEGGTENLAAAGMKLLSALKKSDFL
- the lptE gene encoding LPS assembly lipoprotein LptE produces the protein MTKARALLAVLALPLLAGCGFRPLYATPDMPKGAMQAKLRSIYVEPIPEKTGYQMRTRLIDLIDGQGEARGASYYLRVNLTIHAEAIGVQSQTTASGITQTAITRYNDTLKAEYELIDPATGNPVTKGVETGLTAYNVLSSPYATLANQQDADRRAAEDIADRIRINLAVYFAEQAKK
- a CDS encoding porin, which codes for MKTRLMMTAAALLAAAPAGAAVPALTVDLDPATLTVGGIAYGALFAPDLPKATGGADQRWATGAADVNLKLSRDYDSGLSLSLKSSFEVLRDRLSYDNYGGALVQKVYGVAQTGLGTVEVGMTDGAVYALAITGPVSDDITSIENPNATFFIDPSTGRAFGQLFDFSSATNSSLNYAKISYYTPRILGFELGASYTPAQNREVIPFLNNGPHKENRQKSIWEVALSYSEQWETMALGVYGGVALAHGDGKLAEDASLTDWSVGSEFDYTINDDWKWAIGGGYRRANTFAFDIYDARTSGATESGHLSSTLSYGDYSLTGEYGRGTADGGMAGPVIGIKAWQVQLGYTIDTNWQLTTGWQEHVYDRNLGSFYDGSKRLAMSAAFVHLKFKVGG